A genomic region of Leishmania braziliensis MHOM/BR/75/M2904 complete genome, chromosome 33 contains the following coding sequences:
- a CDS encoding macrophage migration inhibitory factor-like protein, whose translation MPFDRYDLADTANINELVLRHGTMKTSDLKTTRHPVLYQRVGRAHDCSSSPFMLDRYLSNLVRALVHPLHNYLQCHHSLHNADEVQVMLMPKDGPIALADRTATPPRFSSYPGGSSALRRCYVATNNETLTQENLQAAVADWGVAAVFQIGEFVLVTGKKGCHAEQKLLDHLETQVLSHTAPSALPSADQKALIVGERLPCVACRLFAIQFESVAVLLPSHGHFYPSAAPAGKGAPAGAGTPGEAAALLLAPGCRRVLR comes from the coding sequence ATGCCGTTTGATCGCTACGACCTGGCGGACACCGCGAATATCAACGAGCTCGTCCTCCGACACGGCACCATGAAGACGTCTGATCTCAAAACTACTCGGCACCCAGTTCTCTACCAGCGAGTGGGGAGGGCGCACGATTGttcctcctcgcctttcATGCTAGACCGCTACCTTTCCAACCTGGTGCGCGCGCTTGTCCACCCCTTGCACAACTATCTCCAGTGTCACCACAGCCTGCACAATGCAGACGAAGTGCAGGTGATGCTCATGCCAAAGGATGGACCAATAGCACTTGCCGACAGGACAGCCACGCCGCCCCGCTTCTCATCGTACCctggaggcagcagcgctctccGGCGCTGCTACGTTGCCACAAACAACGAAACGCTCACACAAGAGAACCTCCAGGCAGCCGTTGCTGACTGGGGCGTCGCAGCGGTGTTTCAGATTGGTGAGTTCGTACTGGTCACTGGCAAAAAGGGTTGCCACGCGGAGCAGAAGCTTCTCGACCACTTAGAAACGCAAGTACTCTCCCACACCGCCCCCTCGGCTCTTCCGTCGGCGGACCAGAAGGCCCTCATCGTTGGCGAGCGACTCCCGTGCGTTGCGTGCCGACTCTTCGCGATCCAATTCGAAtccgtggcggtgctgcttccGTCCCACGGGCACTTTTACCCCTCCGCTGCCCCCGCCGGCAAGGGCGCGCCTGCGGGCGCCGGCACCCCGGGGGaagccgcggcgctgctgcttgcgcCAGGATGCCGGAGGGTGCTCCGctag
- a CDS encoding oxidoreductase-like protein (pseudogene) yields the protein MTAAVSIGELCWPKPTDVALATAAGGSNRGIAVELLQKHDCKRLVSTCSTPEKAKFLHSIGCNEAIHKKPEEGLVADKCRVAPNGFDIVYKSGGGTLQRTILWSA from the coding sequence ATGACTGCTGCCGTTTCTATCGGCGAGCTGTGCTGGCCAAAGCCGACAGACGTTGCcctcgccactgctgccggtggCAGTAACAGAGGCATCGCGGTGGAGCTTCTCCAGAAGCACGACTGCAAGCGTCTCGTGAGCACGTGCAGCACGCCAGAGAAAGCCAAATTCCTTCACAGCATCGGGTGCAACGAGGCCATTCATAAGAAACCTGAGGAGGGGTTGGTAGCTGATAAGTGCCGAGTGGCTCCTAACGGCTTTGATATTGTGTACAAGAGTGGGGGTGGCACCCTGCAGCGGACGATCCTCTGGTCTGCATGA
- a CDS encoding macrophage migration inhibitory factor-like protein produces the protein MMTFHGNTPMHFLGSTDPVAYVRVEVLGGCCPLEPEKVTSLITAADTKECGILADSIFVLYFSPLHCGWNGTSF, from the coding sequence ATGATGACGTTCCACGGCAACACACCTATGCATTTCTTAGGCTCGACCGATCCTGTCGCGTACGTCAGAGTGGAGGTGCTTGGCGGGTGCTGTCCGTTGGAGCCGGAGAAGGTGACGTCCCTAATTACAGCGGCTGACACCAAAGAGTGTGGCATCCTGGCCGACAGTATATTTGTGCTCTACTTCTCGCCTTTGCATTGCGGCTGGAATGGTACGAGCTTCTGA